The region CGGATCGAGCGGCGCATCGACCACGCGCCGAGCCTGCGCTGGAAGCTCGCGCAGACGCCGTTCGACGTCGACCGGCCGAGCTGGGTCGAGGACGAGCAGTTCGACGTGAACCGGCACGTGATGCGCGGCGCTCTTCCCGCGCCGCACGACCGCGCCACGGCGGAACGGCTGGCGGGCTGGCTGCACGCCAAAACGCTCAACCGCGCACGCCCGCTGTGGGAGATCTATGTCTTCGACGGGATGCCCGACGGCGAAGCGGCGATCTACTCGAAGATGCACCACGCGCTGATCGACGGCGGCGCGGGCGCCGCGCTGACCGAGATTCTCTACGAGTCCTCGCCGCATCCGGTCGCGGACGACATCCCGCCGCCGTCCGCGGCGAAGCGCGGCGGGCCCAAGCGCCAGGACGTGCGCGACGTCGCCTCGTCGATGTTCGCGGCGTACGCGGAGCTGTGGCGCGCGCCGCTGCAGGGCGCGCAGCAGCTGAAGGATATTGAGCTGCCGCGGAGCGGCGGCACCGACCTCGCCTCGGTCCTGCTCGACGCGGCGATCCATCAGGTCGAGTGGCCGCTGCGCGTCGGCGCGAACCTGGGCGAGATCGCAAACGCGTACGCGGCCGCGCTGGCGAACGCGTTCAAGCCGGAGTCGCTCAAGGCGCTCGACCTGCTCTCGGCGCCCTCAACGCCGCTCAACGCCGCGATCTCATCGGAGCGCAGCTTCTCGGGCGTCACCGTGCCGATGGCGCGCGTCAAAGCGGTCGCGGCAAAAGCCGGCGGCAAGGTCAACGACGTCGTGCTCGCGCTTGCCAGCGGGATGCTGCGCCGCTACCTGCGCGAGGAAGAAGCGCTGCCGAAGAAGTCGCTCACCGCGTTCGTGCCGATCTCGGCGCGCGAGAAGGGCGACGCCGAGCTGAAGAACCAGGTGTTCGGGATGGTCGTTCCGCTGGCGACCGACGTCGACGATCCGAAGGCGCGGCTCGAAGCGATCGTCGCCGGCGCCGCGACGTCGAAAGAGCTGGCGAACCCCTTCCGTTCGCTGGTGCCGTACCTCGCCGACGTCCCGACGTTCGGCACGCCGATGCTGCTGCAGCTGCTGGCGGTGTTCTACGGGCGCTCGCGGCTCGCCGACCGCATCCCGCCGCCGATGAACGTCGTGGTCTCGAACGTCTTCTTCTCGCGCACGCCGATCTACATCGCCGGCGCGCGGATCGTGCACGTGTACCCGATGTCGATCCCGGTGCACGGCCAAGCGCTGAACGTCACGGTGCACGGCTACGTCGACGGGTTGGACTTCGGGCTCATCGCCGGCGCGAACGTCGTGCCGAACGTCGAGCGCCTGACCGACATGCTGCCGCTCGAGCTCGAGGCGTTGGAACGCGCGTACGGCTCGGTCGCATGACGGCGCGCGCCGCGCCGCCGGGCGGCTCGCTGGAGCCGATCCCGCACCCGCCCAAGAAGCCGTTCGTCGGGAACGTCTTTTCGGTCGGCGGAACGACGCCGGTGCAGGACCTGCTCCGGCTGGCGCGCGAGCTAGGGCCGATCTTCCAGCTCGACATCATGGGGAAGCCGATCACCGTCGTCTCGGGGTTCGAGCTGGCCGACGAGCTGAGCGACGAGTCGCGCTTCGACAAGTCGGTCCGCGGCGCGCTCCACCGCGTGCGCGCGATCTCCGGCGACGGCCTGTTCACCGCGTACACCACCGAGCCGAACTGGTCGCGAGCGCACAACATCCTGCTCCCCAACTTCGGCGACCGGGCGATGCAGGGCTATCACCCGATGATGCTCGACGTCGCGGAGCAGCTCATGCTGAAGTGGGCGCGGCTCAACCCGGACGACGAGGTCGACGTCGTCCACGACATGACCGCGCTGACGCTCGACACGATCGGTATCTGCGGTTTCGGCTACCGCTTCAACTCGTTCTACCGTGAGGACAACCACCCGTTCGTCGACGCGATGGTCGACGCGCTCGAGATCGCGATGAGCGTGCGCGGCCTCCCGTTCGAGGACGTCTTCAACCGCGCGCGCAACGCGCGCCTGCGGAGCGACGCCGTCTATCTGAACGGTCTCGTCGACCGCATCATCCGCGACCGCAAGACGGAGCGCGCCGCCTCGGAAGAGACGCAGAAGACCGACCTGCTCGACTACATGCTCACCGGCGTCGACCGCAAGTCCGGCGAGCGGCTCGACGACACGAACATCCGCTATCAGATCATCACCTTCCTGATCGCGGGCCACGAGACGACGA is a window of Candidatus Eremiobacterota bacterium DNA encoding:
- a CDS encoding DUF1298 domain-containing protein, giving the protein RIERRIDHAPSLRWKLAQTPFDVDRPSWVEDEQFDVNRHVMRGALPAPHDRATAERLAGWLHAKTLNRARPLWEIYVFDGMPDGEAAIYSKMHHALIDGGAGAALTEILYESSPHPVADDIPPPSAAKRGGPKRQDVRDVASSMFAAYAELWRAPLQGAQQLKDIELPRSGGTDLASVLLDAAIHQVEWPLRVGANLGEIANAYAAALANAFKPESLKALDLLSAPSTPLNAAISSERSFSGVTVPMARVKAVAAKAGGKVNDVVLALASGMLRRYLREEEALPKKSLTAFVPISAREKGDAELKNQVFGMVVPLATDVDDPKARLEAIVAGAATSKELANPFRSLVPYLADVPTFGTPMLLQLLAVFYGRSRLADRIPPPMNVVVSNVFFSRTPIYIAGARIVHVYPMSIPVHGQALNVTVHGYVDGLDFGLIAGANVVPNVERLTDMLPLELEALERAYGSVA